CTGGCCGCCCTCGCGCACTCCACGTAACCTGGCCTGTGTCTCGCCGCCGCCTCGACTCCGAACTCGTGCGGCGCGGTCTCGTCTCCAGTCGTGCGCGAGCGACGGAAGCGATCGCCGCTGGTCATGTCCTCGTCGCTGGCGCGCCCGCAATGAGCCCGGCTCGACAGGTGAGCCCGGCGGAGCCGATCGCCGTTCAAGGCCCGAGTCCTCAGTTCGTGTCGCGAGGCGGCGACAAGCTGACACACGCGCTCGACGTGTTCGCGGTCGACGTGGCGGGGCGGCGGTGCCTCGACGCCGGCGCGTCGACCGGTGGATTCACCGATTGCCTGCTTCAGCGCGGTGCCGCTGCGGTCTACGCCGTCGACGTCGGGCGCGGTCAGCTCGCATGGACGATGCGTGAAGACCCCCGCGTGCGCGTGTTGGAGCGCACCAACGTGCGCAACCTGGATCCGGCCGACATCGACGGCGCAGTGCCCGTCACGGTGGCCGACCTCTCGTTCATCTCGCTCGTCACCGTGGCCGCGGCCCTGGCGCGCTGCACGACAGCCGATGGCGACCTGGTGCTGCTGCTCAAGCCACAGTTCGAGGCGGGTCGATCGAAGGTCGGGCGACACGGCGTGGTCACCGACCCGAGCGTGCACGAAGATGTCCTCATCACCGTCACGACCCGGTTGACTGACCATGGGATCGTCGCGGTTGACGTGATCGAGTCGCCCTTGCGGGGCGCCGACGGAAATCGCGAGTTCCTGCTACATGGCCGGCGCGACGGCTCGCTCATCGGCACCGACGCCTTGAGCGCACTTGCGAGGAGCTCATGAGCGGTCAACGCGTTGCGGTGGTGGGGCTCGTTCCCCATCGGGACCGCCCGATCGCCCACGAGGTGGCCCGTCGTGCGGCGTATTGGCTCGCGGCGCGGGGGATCGAAGTGCGCGTGGAGGCTGACGACGCAGCGGCGTGCGGACTCGACGAGTGCGCGATCGACATCGGCGCGTTCACCCGCGGGCTCGATCTGGTGGTCTCGTTGGGTGGTGACGGGACGATGTTGCGATCGGTCGACCTCGTGTACGAGATCGGTGCGGCTGTCCTCGGCGTCAACGTGGGACAGATGGGCTACCTCGCCGAGGTCGAGCCCACGGATCTGGAAGACGCGCTCGCTCGAGTGCTCGCGGGCGACTTCGAGATCGACGAGCGCATGGTGCTCGAGGTGGTCGTCAGCTCGGCATCACCGGCAGCCGGGCGATGGTGGGCGCTCAACGAGGCCGTGATCGAGAAGACCAGAACCGGTCGGCTCGTTCGGCTCGAGGTGGCGATCAACGGTGCCTTCTTCACGACGTATGCGGCTGACGGCGTCATCGTCGCCACGCCAACCGGGTCGACGGCCTACTCGTTCTCGGCCCGCGGACCGATCGTGTCGCCGCGACACCGTTGCCTGCTTCTCACCCCGGTGTCACCACACATGCTCTTCGATCGATCCCTCGTCCTCGATGCCGACGAGGAGCTGCGCTTCACCATCGTCGATCAACGCAACGTCGTCATCACGCTCGATGGCAAGGAGCTGGGCGAGCTGGACTCGGGTGACACCGTGACATGCACCGCTGGCCCGAAACCCGCGCGGATGGTCACCTTCGGTCCCCGCGACTTCCATCAGATCCTGAAGGCCAAGTTCGGCCTCGCGGACCGGTAGCGACGATGCTCCGCGAGCTCCACGTGACCGACCTCGGCATCGTCGACGACGTGACCCTCCTCGTGAACCCCGGGTCCACGGCGATCACCGGTGAGACGGGCGCGGGGAAGACGTTGCTGGTCGAGGCGATCGAGCTCCTGCTGGGAGCGCGCGCCGACACGAGCCTGGTGCGTCAGGGAGCCAGCGAAGCTCGCGTCGAGGGACGCTTCGAGACCCACGACGGACGCGAGGTCGTCTTGGCGCGCGTGCTCCCCGAAGATGGCCGTACACGCGCATACGTCGACGGCAGACTGGCGACCGTCACCGAGCTGGCGGAGGTCGGCAGCACGCTGGTCGATCTGCACGGGCAGAACGCTCATCAGTCGCTGCTGGCGCCATCGGTGCAACGACGCGCGCTGGATCGGTTCGCCGGCGAGCCGGCTCTGGCCGCGGTGGCAGAGCTTCGGGCCGCGCGCAACGACGTGCGCCAAGCAGAGATCGAGCTCGCTGCGCTCGGTGGCGACGAGCGGGCGAGAGCGCGCGAGCTGGATCTCCTGCGATTCCAGATCGACGAGATCGAGAGCGCGGCCGTCACCGATCAAGGCGAAGAGGTCACGCTGGAAGCCGAGGAGGCGCTGCTTGCCGATGCGGTCGCCCACCGGGAGGCGCTCAGCGACGCCTTCGGCGCCATCGAAGGACCAGCGCTCGACGGCGTGGGCCGGGCGGTTGCCGCGATCGACGACCGGGCCCCGTTCACCGACCTCGCGGGGCGCCTGCGTTCCGTGCAAGCGGAGCTCGCCGATCTCGAGCGCGAGCTGCGCCTCGCAAGTGACGTGGTCAACGAGGATCCGGCCCGTCTCGAGCAGGTTCGCGCCCGCCGCCAGCGACTGCGTGAGCTGTGTCGGAAGTACGGCGAGACGCTCACCGATGTCATCACGTACGCCGCAGACACTCACCAACGGCTGGACGAGCTCGAAGGCTTCGAAGCCCGCGCCGCGGAGTTCGAGGCCCAGCGCTACGCCGCGAACGAACGCTCGCAGACGGCCGCGCTCGATCTGTCCAATGAGCGTCGACGCGCGGCTGCTCCACTTGCAGATGCGGTGACCGCACATCTACGGGAGCTCGCGATGCCGGCCGCGCAGCTCGAAGTGCTGATCGCACCCGGGCCGCTGACCGATGACGGCGCGGACGACGTGACGTTCCTGCTGGCACCGAATCCTGGCGAACCGCCGAAACCGCTCGCAAAGGCCGCGTCGGGCGGCGAGCTGTCACGCGCGATGCTTGCCCTGCGTCTCGTGCTCTCCGAAGCGCCGCCCACATTGGTGTTCGATGAGGTCGATGCCGGTATCGGTGGCGAAGCCGGGATCGCCGTGGGCCGGCTGCTCGCCGACCTCGGCACCCGCCATCAGGTGCTGTGCGTGACGCACCTGGCCCAGGTTGCCGCCTTCGCGGACGCCCAGGTCGTCGTCGAGAAGCGTGAGGAGGCTGGGCGCACCGTGGCCGATGCCACACCGGTCGAAGCCGAGGAACGCGTGAACGAGCTGTCACGCATGCTCGCCGGGGTCGGCGAGTCCACCCACGCGCGCAGCCACGTCGCCGAGCTGCTCGAGCGGGCGGCCGACCGACGCGCCGAGGTCTCACATTGATCGAGCGCCTGCTTCGCCGGAACCGCGCACAGCACTCCACCGCTGTGGTCGGGCCGGCGCGTGTCGATCGGCGCACCAAGGATCTCGTGAAGCGACTGGAGCCCGGCGACATCGCCGTCATCGATCACCGCGACCTGGATCGCGTCGCGGCCGATGGTCTCGTGGCCGGTGGTGCCGCCGCAGTGATCAACGCCGTGCCGTCGATCTCGGGCCGGTATCCCAACCTCGGACCCCGGCGCCTCATCGAGGCCGGCATCCCCCTCATCGACGACGCGGGCTCCGACTTGATGCATCGAGTCCGGGAGGGGGAGACGCTCCGCGTGGACGGACGCGAGATCTGGCGCGGCACGGTCCTGCTCGCGACCGGCACGGTCCGTGAAGGCGACGAGGTCGAGGCCGCCATGGAGGACGCCCGCTCGTCGATCGGGATCGAGCTGGAGCGATTCGCGGTCAACACGCTCGAGTACGTCCAACAAGAAGCTCGACTCACCTTCGAGCCACTCAACCTGCCGCCGATCGTCACGCCCTGCAAGGGGCGACACGCGCTCGTCGTCGTGCGCGGCCACGATTACAAGAGCGATCTCGCCCACCTGCGGTCCTACATCCGCGAGTTCCGCCCGGTGCTCATCGGCGTCGACGGTGGCGCCGACGCGCTGTTGGAGATCGGGCTCAAGCCCGAGATCATCGTGGGCGACTTCGACTCGGTGTCACGCGAGGCGCTGAACACGGCGAAGGACCTCGTGCACCACGTGCACCCTGACGGTCGCGCACCTGGACGCGAGACGCTCCTCGACTGGGGCGTCCGCTACCACGAGTTCGTGGCCGAGGGCACGAGTGAGGACGTCGCGATGCTCCTTGCGTACGAGGCAGGCGCGCAGCTCATCGTCGCGGTCGGCACTCACGCGTCGATGGTGGAGTTCCTCGACAAGGGCCGCAGGGGCATGGCGTCGACGTTCCTCACCCGCCTGCGCCTCGGCCCCGCGCTCGTCGACGCGAAGGGTGTGAGCAGCCTCTACGAGCAGCGCGTGCGTCGCCTCGACTGGTTCCTCCTGGTCGGCTCGGCTCTGGTCGTGATGATGGTCGTGGTGGCGGTGTCGAAGCCGATCCACACGCTGCTCGACGGCTTCTGGTTGACGCTCCGCGACCTCTGGTTCTCGATCACGGGATAACGGAGCACTGTCGTGATCAACTTTCGCTTCCACCTCGTGTCGCTCGTCGCGGTGTTCCTCGCGCTCGCGGTCGGTGTCGTCATGGGGTATGGCGTACTCGGCCAACCGACCGTCGAGACCCTCGAGGACCGAATCAACACGGTCGAGGCCAAGGCAGAGGCGACGCGGCTGGAGAACGGCGCGCTCAAAGCCGGGGTCGAGCAGCTCGAGGAAACCCTCGATGCGCTCGAGCCGTTCACCGTCACTGACCGCCTCGCCGATGCGAGCGTGCTCGTCGTGGCTGTTCGCGGTGTCGACCCCGAGACGATGCAAGGAATCACGGAGCTGGCGCGACGTGCCGGCGCAAGTGCTCCGGGGATCCTCTGGATCGAGGCGCCATGGACGCTGGCCGAGGCCGAAGATCGTGGGGCATTGGCCGCCGCGATCGAGGTCGACTCCGCGCGGCGGTCCGCGATCCGAGAGCGAGGATGGCAGGCGCTGATCGAACGGCTGAACCAGGGACCGGGGCTCGCGTCGGACCTGCTGAGCACGCTGACCGACGCGGGCTTCGTCTCCTTCGAGGGCGTCGACGGGAACGTCGCCCTCGGAGACGTGGGTGGCCTCGGGACCCAGGTCCTCCTCGTCGTCGGCACGGACGGGGTCGTCCAAGGCCGTCATGTGCTCGTCCCCGCGGCCCAGGCCGCAGTCGAGGCCGGCCTGCCGATCACCGCTGCCGAGGTGTACGGCGCGATCGAAGGTGGTCCGGAGCGTGGGTCCCTCGTGGGACTCGTCCGCAAGGACGAGGCCCTTGCCGCGGACGTGCCCACGGTCGATGACGTCGATCTCCCCTCGGGGTCTGCGGTGGCCCTGCTCGCGCTCGCCGACCTCGCTCGCGGCACGGTGGGTCACTACGGAGTTGGCCAGGGCTCGACCGCAGCGGTGCCAGAGTGGTGGCAACCGTGATCCACGCAGCGAGCGCGCGGTGACCGTCGTCCTCGGCCTGGTGGTCGGGGCGATCACCGTGCAGTTCCTGAAGGTCGGCGCGGCCGGAACGCTTACGGCTCCGGCCATGCAACGAGCCAACTACCGCGGCCATCGGCTCCCGACCGGCGGCGGCGTCCTCATCGTGATCGCCGTTCTCGTCATCGAGGCCGGCCGAGCCGCGTTCGGGGCAATCGGGATCGGGGACACGGTCGATCTCACGATCCAACGCAGCGAAGTGCTGTTCGCGGTCTTCGGCTTCGGCCTGCTGGGCTTGATCGACGACCTCATCGGCGACGACCGCCGCACGGGGTTTCGCGGCCACGTCAGTGCCCTCTTTCGCGGCGAGATCACGACCGGCTTCCTCAAGCTGTTCGGTGGCGCTGGCGTCGCGATGGTGCTGGTCGCCACGCCGGGCTTCGCAACCGGCCGGCGCTTGCTCGTCGACGCGGTCCTCATCGCGCTCGCCGCCAACTTCTTCAACCTGCTCGACCGCGCCCCTGGTCGCACCATCAAGGCGGCGATCGTCGCCTACATCCCCCTGGCGGTCCTCTTGGGCACCGGACCCGTCGGACTCGCCATCGCGCCGGTGATGGGCGCCGCCTTCGGCTTGCTCGGCGACGATCTCAGGGAGCGGCTGATGTTGGGAGACGCCGGCGCGAACGTGATCGGCGCCACGCTGGGGCTCGGAGTGGTGCTCGGCCGCGGCGAGGTATCCCGGTGGACGGCGCTCGGGCTCCTCATCGTCGCCAACCTGGCGGCTGAGGTGTGGTCGTTCAGCACGATCGTCGACCGGGTCCCGCCGTTGCGGTGGCTCGACCGCCTCGGCCAACGTCCGGAGCGCCGCGCTACCTGACCTCAGGCGCGATCACCAATGAACGTGTGCGCGACTGATATGTTGATCTCCCGTGGCGAAACACATCTTTGTCACCGGCGGGGTGGCATCCAGCCTCGGGAAGGGCCTCACTGCATCTTCGCTCGGACGACTGCTGAAGTGCCGGGGCCTGCGGGTCACGATGCAAAAGCTGGACCCGTACATCAACGTCGATCCCGGCACGATGAACCCCTTCCAGCACGGCGAGGTGTTCGTCACCGACGACGGTGGTGAGACCGACCTCGATCTCGGGCACTACGAGCGCTTCGTCGACGTGCCGCTGTCGAAGAAGTCGAACGCGACGACCGGCTCCATCTATCAGGAAGTGCTCGCCAAGGAGCGGCGTGGGGCGTACCTCGGCCAGACCGTGCAGGTCATCCCTCACATCACCGACGAGATCAAGGAGCGCATCCTCCGTCTCGCCGACGACGACGTGGACGTGGTGATCACCGAGATCGGTGGAACCGTCGGCGACATCGAGATCCTTCCTTTCCTCGAAGCCATCCGGCAGTTCCGTAAGGACGTCGGTCGCGACAACGTCTTTTACGTGCACGTCACGCTCGTTCCGTTCATCGGACCCTCGGGGGAGCAAAAGACCAAGCCCACGCAGCACTCGGTGACCGAGCTGCGAGGTCGGGGCATCCAGCCCGACGCGATCGTCTGCCGATCCGACCGACCGATCCACGCCCGGCTCAAGGAGAAGATCTCCCAGCTCTGCGACGTGCCCGAGGAAGGCATCGTCTCGGCGGTTGACGCCCCGCACCTCTACGAGATCCCGCTGGTCTTGCACGACGAAGGCCTCGACACGTACGTGTGCCGCGTCCTGCGCCTCGAAGACCACGAGGCCGACCTCGAGGATTGGCGTGCACTCGTCCGACGGGTGCAGGCCGCCGACCAGCGAGTTCGCATCGGTCTCGTCGGCAAGTACGTGAACCTCCCCGACGCATATCTCTCGGTGGTCGAAGCGCTTCGTCATGGCGGCTATGCGTGCGGTGCCCGGGTCGAGATCGACTGGATCGCGTCCGATGACGCCGAGGGACTCCTCGCGGAAGGACGACTGCGTGAGCTCGACGGGATCGTGATCCCCGGCGGGTTCGGCTTCCGGGGCATCGAGGGCAAGATCGCCGCCGCGGGATACGCACGCGAACAGGCAATCCCGTACCTCGGCCTGTGCCTCGGCATGCAGTGCGCAGTGATCGAGTTCGCCCGCAATGTCTGCGGTCTCACCGATGCCAACTCGAGCGAGTTCAACCCGCGCACGCTGCACCCGGTGATCGACCTGATGGACGAGCAGCGCGACGTCGTGGAGCTCGGCGGAACGATGCGCCTCGGCCTGTACCCGGCGCGGCTCGAACCGGGCTCGATCGTGCATGCCGCCTACGGCGAGGATCTCGTATACGAGCGTCATCGGCATCGGTACGAGGTGAACAACCGGTACCGCTCGCGCTTCGAGGAAGCGGGGCTCGTGTGCTCAGGCACTTCACCCGACGGACGCCTGGTCGAATTCATCGAGCTGTCCGTCGACCAGCACCCATTCTTCGTGTCGACCCAGGCGCATCCCGAGTTCCAGAGCCGGCCCGATCGCCCGCACCCCTTGTTTGCTGCGTTCGTGCGCGCCGCCGCCGAGCGCGCCGATGGGCGGGCACCGCGGCTGCCCATCGAGACACCCACCGTGAGTCACGACATGGTGCCGCCCGTCCGATCGTGACGCAGTTCCGCGTCGTCGAGTCGACGGCGCGCGCCGACGTCGGATACCTCCAGATCGAGGATCTCCAGATCGAAGGACCCGGCCCGACGCGATTCGAACGAGCTGTGGTGCGTCACCCTGGCGCGGCAGTTATCGTCGCCGTCGAGGCGGATAGGAAGCACACGTTGCTCGTACGCCAGTGGCGCGCGGCACTCGAGTCCGAGCTGCTCGAGGTCCCTGCGGGCAAGCTCGACGTCGTGGGCGAGCCACCTGCGGCGGCGGCCCGCCGTGAGCTCGAAGAAGAGACCGGCCACAGAGCGGGGCGGCTCGTGAAGCTCGGCGAGTTCCTCAACTCACCCGGCTTCTGCGACGAGCGCAGTCACCTGTATTGCGCGCTCGACCTCGAACCCATCGACGGAACGCACGCGGCGACCGATGAGGAAGCGGCGATGACCATCGAGCGCATCGCACTGTCGGCGGTCGACGATCTCATCGCGGCCGGCGACATCGTGGACGCCAAGACGATCATCGGTCTGTTGTTCACGCGGCGCTATCTCGCGGGCGAGATTGCCGGCACCGAGGCGTGACCGATGGCGGCGATCACCGAGGCCGACCGACTCACTGAGCTGCTCGCAGAGCACGCGACGTGGCTGGCCGTCGAACGCGGCCTGCGCCCGAACACGCTCGCGGCCTACCACCGCGACCTCTCGATCTACGCGGCCTACCTGCGCGATCACGGTGTTCACGATGCTGCAGTGGTCAAGGAGCGGACCGTGGACGAGTACGTCACCTGGCTGCGCGCCACTCGAGACGACGACGGCCAGCCGCGCTGGTCGGCGTCGTCGATCGCGCGGTTGCTCGTCGCGGTGCGATCGTTCCACCGGTTCTGTGTCGATGAGGGACTTACCCGCGACGACCCGGCGCAAGACGTCCGGGCGCCGAAGGTCCCGGCCGGGATCCCCAAGGCGCTCACCGAACCCGAGGTAGAGGCGCTCCTGGACGCGGTGATCGTCGATGCGCCGACCGGATCGCGGGATCGGGCGATCCTCGAGACGCTGTATGCCGCCGGCCTGCGCATCAGCGAGCTGGTGGGACTGGATCGCAACGACCTCGACCTCGAAGACGGCCTGGTCCGCGTGTTCGGGAAAGGCGGCAAAGAACGCGTCGTGCCGATCGGTCGGCCCGCTCGAACCGCACTCGCGGACTACCTCACGCGGGGACGACCCGAGCTCGCACGATCCGGACGCGCCGCACTCGGCGCCCAGGACGCGGTGTTCCTCAACGCGCGGGGTGGTCGCCTCACTCGCCAAGGATGCTGGGGGATCGTGCGAGCCGCCGCGACAAGGGTCGGGCTCGCGGACAGGATCTCGCCGCACGTGCTGCGACACTCGTGCGCCACCCACCTGCTCGACCACGGCGCTGATCTGCGCGTGGTGCAGGAGGTGCTCGGCCACGCCAGCCTGTCGACAACCCAGGTGTACACGAAGGTCACCGCTGAGCGCCTCAGGGCCGTCTACGACACCGCCCACCCCCGATCCCGTTCGTAGCAACGGTCCTGGGCTTCCCATCTCCCGAAGTGAACGAGGGGGTCCGGCGATACCATTCCCGCATGCCCGAAGCCACCCAAGCGGTGTTGCGCGTCCAGCTCGAGGAAGAGCGCGATCGGCTTCGAATCAAGCTCGGTGAGCTCGGCCTCGGAGACAACGGCTCGCTGACCTTCGACGGGGGCTTCGCCGACTCCAGCCAGGTGACCGCGGAGCGGTCGGAGATCGAAGCGCTCACCGGGTCGCTCTCGGAGACGCTCCACGACATCGAGGACGCTCTCAACAAGATGGACGAGGGCACGTACGGACGATGCGAGTCCTGCGGCGGCGACATCGGCGAGGCGCGGCTCGAGGCGATGCCCGCTGCTCGTCTGTGCATCCGCTGCGCGTCAAAGTCCCGCTGAAGCGTGCCCCTCGGCGACGCGGCCATCCTGTTCGGATGTCTCGTCACGGCCGTGATCTTTCACGAGGTCAGCCACGGCGTCGTTGCATTGTGGTTCGGTGACGACACCGCCAAGCGCGCCGGTCGCCTCACGCTGAACCCCGTTCCCCATGTCGACCCGTTCGGGTCGATTCTGCTACCGGCCATGGGTGCACTCGCCGGACTTCCGATCCTCGGGTACGCGAAGCCTGTTCCGGTGAACCCGGCGCGCCTGCGCCGTCCGCGCCGGGACCTCGTCTACGTCAGCCTCGCCGGCCCGACGACGAACTTCTTGTTGATGGCCATAGCAGCGCTCGGCGCGAGGTGGAGACACTCCGCGGGCTACGAGCTCTCCGGTTCGTTCGATGACCTGCATGGGGACGTGCTCCTGAAGGTCCTCTTGTTCTTTGCGACGGTGAACCTGTTGCTCGGGTTGTTCAACTTCCTCCCGATCCCTCCGCTCGACGGGTCCGCGCTCATCGAGCGGGTGCTCCCGGAGGATTGGCTCCCGGCGTGGTACCGATTCCGCCCGTACGGGCTCATCGTCCTCATCGTGCTGGTGTTCTCGACCAACATCATCGGGCACATCGCCGAACCGTTCTTCGACCTTCTCGACGGGTTCATCTTCCGGTGATGCGTCGTGCCCGTCACCTGGCCCGCCGGTTCGTCGGCACGCTCCGCCTTGGAGGACCAGCACCGCGGGACACAGAGTGGGTCAAGGCGATCCTCAGCCCGCCCGAGTGCGAACTCTGGGCCCGCATGCCCGATCACGACCGCCGCCATTCGGTCGGGGTCGCGCGTCGAGTCGAACACGCGCTGAGCGGAACCTCAGAAGCCGGCGACCCGCGCTGGGTGGCGGCGGCCCTGCTCCATGACGTCGGCAAGCTCGACGCGGGACTGGGCGTGTTGGGTCGCGTCGGTGCGACGCTCGCGGGAGCCGCGGCGGGGCACGACATGGCCGACGCGTGGTCGGCCAAACGCGGCGTCACGCGGCGGTTCGGCCTCTACCTCCGCCACGCGGAGCTGGGCGAGACGCGTTTGCGAGTGATCGGCGCCCGTGACGAAGCCGCGGCTTGGGCAGGTGCGCACCATGACGAGTCCGCATGGGGTGCGCTCGCGTTTCCAGCGGGCGTTGTCACGGCCCTCGACGAGGCCGACAACGACTGACGCACCCCCTGCGTCAGGCTCGGGGGAGGAGTCCGGTCGCACGTCGGACGCGCTCGAGCACTGCGGCCGACATCGCTTCGGCCTTCTCCGCACCGATCACGAGCTGCGCGGTCACGTGCTGCGGGTCGGCCTCGAGCGCGGCGTAGCGCTCTTGCAGGGGCTTGAGGAAGTCCACCACCGCGTCGGCAACCGCGCTCTTCAACGGTCCGTACCCGCCACCGACGAACTCCGCCGCGACGTCTGGAATGGTCCGCCCCGTGGTCGCGGCGAGGATCTCGAGCAGGTTCGACACACCGGGCTTGTCTTCGGGGGAGTACCGCACGCTGGTATCGGAGTCGGTGACCGCGCTCTTGATGCGCTTGGCGATCGCCTTCCCGTCGTCGAGCAACGGGATCGTGCCCTGAGGCGAATCGGACGACTTCGACATCTTCGCGGACGGGTTCTGGAGATCCATCACGCGCGCGCCGACCGGCGGGATGGTCGCCTCGGGCACGACGAGCGTGTCTCCGAACCGGTGGTTGAAGCGGATCGCGATGTCCCGCGCCAGCTCCAGGTGCTGACGTTGGTCATCGCCCACCGGAACCTGGTCCGTGTCATAGGCGAGGATGTCCGCGGCCATCAGGACCGGGTAGTCGAACAGCCCGACGCTCACCGACTCCTGTCCGCCGCCCTTTTCCTTGAACTGGATCATGCGCCCGACTTCGCCGAACGTCGCGACACAGTTCAGGACCCACGTGAGCTCGGTGTGCGCGGGCACGTGGCTCTGGACGAACAGCGTGCACTTGCTCGGGTCGATTCCTGCCGCGAGGAGCATGGCCGCAGTGCGCCAGGTTCGGTCGGCCAGCGTCGGTGGGTCGTAGGGGACCGTCATCGCGTGCAGGTCGACCACGCAGTAGATGGCGTCGTGCTCGGCCTGTTGCGCGACCCAGTGGCGAATCGCGCCGAGGAAGTTGCCGAGATGCAGCTCACCGGTGGGCTGGATGCCCGAGAACACCCTGACCATCGCAGCCACGGTACTTGGCACAGCACCGAATGAGCCGTCCGATACCCTGACGCGAGCATGGGTTACGAGGTACGCACGTCGGTCTTCGAGGGGCCTTTCGACCTCCTGTTGCACCTCATCCTCCGCCAAGAGGTGGATCTCTGGGAGGTTTCCCTCGCGCCGATCATCGACGGATACCTCGCCGAGCTCGAGCGCATGCACGCGCTCGACCTCGAGCTGGCCACGGAGTTCCTCCTGATCGCGGCGACGCTCATCGAGCTCAAGACGCGGCGACTGCTGCCCGGACCGGCTGATCTCGAACTCGACGAGGAGCTCTTGCGGTTCGAAGAGCGCGACCTCCTCCTTGCCCGCCTGCTCGAGTGCAAGACCTTCAAGGACGCCGCGGCCGCGATCCAATCGCTCATGAGTCGCGCGGCGCTGTCCGTGCCCCGCCTGGCCGGCCCCGAGGAGCCATACCGCTCTCTCGTGCCTGACCCACTGGAACGGGTGCGCCTGCTGTCACTTCGCGATGCCGCCCGGCGCGCGCTCGCGCCGCGCCGCACCGAGATCGTCGACACCGAGCACATCGCGCCGATCCGCGCCAGCGTGGCCGAGGCGATCGTCGAGGTCCTCGGGCGTATGCGCGCCGGTAAGAGCATGCAGTTCCGCGAGCTCGTCGCCGACGCCGAGACCCGCCTCGACGTGATCGTGCGGTTCCTCGCGGTGCTGGAGCTCTTCAAGCAGGGACTCATCGACCTCGAGCAGACCGAGAACTTCGGGACGCTCTCACTGCGGCGACTCGTCGCCGACGACTACTCGCTCGACGAAGCGAGCGTCGCCGATTGGGACGAGCCCGCGGCGCCGCCGGCAGGGAAGCGCTCATGAACGGCGATCACGTCGCGTCGGAAGATCGGCGCGCCATCGAGGCTGTGGTACTGGCGGCAATGGAGCCGGTCGAGCCGCGATTCCTTGCCGAGCTCGTCGAGCTCCCGGTGGCCGACGTGGAGGAGATCTGCGCCGACCTCGCCCGCGAGTACGAGGAGATGCAACGCGGCTTCGTGCTCACGCGCGTCGCCGGTGGCTACCGCTTCCAGACCCACCCCGACCTCGCGGCGTACGTCGAGCGGTTCGTGGTGGAGGGCCAGCATGTTCGCCTCTCGGGTCCCGCGCTCGAGACCTTGGCGATCGTGGCCTACAAGCAGCCGATCTCCCGTGGTCAGATCTCCGCCATTCGCGGCGTCAACGTCGAGTCGACGCTGGACACGCTCGTTGCGAGG
This genomic window from Acidimicrobiia bacterium contains:
- the recN gene encoding DNA repair protein RecN — translated: MLRELHVTDLGIVDDVTLLVNPGSTAITGETGAGKTLLVEAIELLLGARADTSLVRQGASEARVEGRFETHDGREVVLARVLPEDGRTRAYVDGRLATVTELAEVGSTLVDLHGQNAHQSLLAPSVQRRALDRFAGEPALAAVAELRAARNDVRQAEIELAALGGDERARARELDLLRFQIDEIESAAVTDQGEEVTLEAEEALLADAVAHREALSDAFGAIEGPALDGVGRAVAAIDDRAPFTDLAGRLRSVQAELADLERELRLASDVVNEDPARLEQVRARRQRLRELCRKYGETLTDVITYAADTHQRLDELEGFEARAAEFEAQRYAANERSQTAALDLSNERRRAAAPLADAVTAHLRELAMPAAQLEVLIAPGPLTDDGADDVTFLLAPNPGEPPKPLAKAASGGELSRAMLALRLVLSEAPPTLVFDEVDAGIGGEAGIAVGRLLADLGTRHQVLCVTHLAQVAAFADAQVVVEKREEAGRTVADATPVEAEERVNELSRMLAGVGESTHARSHVAELLERAADRRAEVSH
- a CDS encoding TlyA family RNA methyltransferase, translated to MSRRRLDSELVRRGLVSSRARATEAIAAGHVLVAGAPAMSPARQVSPAEPIAVQGPSPQFVSRGGDKLTHALDVFAVDVAGRRCLDAGASTGGFTDCLLQRGAAAVYAVDVGRGQLAWTMREDPRVRVLERTNVRNLDPADIDGAVPVTVADLSFISLVTVAAALARCTTADGDLVLLLKPQFEAGRSKVGRHGVVTDPSVHEDVLITVTTRLTDHGIVAVDVIESPLRGADGNREFLLHGRRDGSLIGTDALSALARSS
- a CDS encoding copper transporter — translated: MINFRFHLVSLVAVFLALAVGVVMGYGVLGQPTVETLEDRINTVEAKAEATRLENGALKAGVEQLEETLDALEPFTVTDRLADASVLVVAVRGVDPETMQGITELARRAGASAPGILWIEAPWTLAEAEDRGALAAAIEVDSARRSAIRERGWQALIERLNQGPGLASDLLSTLTDAGFVSFEGVDGNVALGDVGGLGTQVLLVVGTDGVVQGRHVLVPAAQAAVEAGLPITAAEVYGAIEGGPERGSLVGLVRKDEALAADVPTVDDVDLPSGSAVALLALADLARGTVGHYGVGQGSTAAVPEWWQP
- a CDS encoding NAD(+)/NADH kinase, yielding MSGQRVAVVGLVPHRDRPIAHEVARRAAYWLAARGIEVRVEADDAAACGLDECAIDIGAFTRGLDLVVSLGGDGTMLRSVDLVYEIGAAVLGVNVGQMGYLAEVEPTDLEDALARVLAGDFEIDERMVLEVVVSSASPAAGRWWALNEAVIEKTRTGRLVRLEVAINGAFFTTYAADGVIVATPTGSTAYSFSARGPIVSPRHRCLLLTPVSPHMLFDRSLVLDADEELRFTIVDQRNVVITLDGKELGELDSGDTVTCTAGPKPARMVTFGPRDFHQILKAKFGLADR
- a CDS encoding CTP synthase, translating into MAKHIFVTGGVASSLGKGLTASSLGRLLKCRGLRVTMQKLDPYINVDPGTMNPFQHGEVFVTDDGGETDLDLGHYERFVDVPLSKKSNATTGSIYQEVLAKERRGAYLGQTVQVIPHITDEIKERILRLADDDVDVVITEIGGTVGDIEILPFLEAIRQFRKDVGRDNVFYVHVTLVPFIGPSGEQKTKPTQHSVTELRGRGIQPDAIVCRSDRPIHARLKEKISQLCDVPEEGIVSAVDAPHLYEIPLVLHDEGLDTYVCRVLRLEDHEADLEDWRALVRRVQAADQRVRIGLVGKYVNLPDAYLSVVEALRHGGYACGARVEIDWIASDDAEGLLAEGRLRELDGIVIPGGFGFRGIEGKIAAAGYAREQAIPYLGLCLGMQCAVIEFARNVCGLTDANSSEFNPRTLHPVIDLMDEQRDVVELGGTMRLGLYPARLEPGSIVHAAYGEDLVYERHRHRYEVNNRYRSRFEEAGLVCSGTSPDGRLVEFIELSVDQHPFFVSTQAHPEFQSRPDRPHPLFAAFVRAAAERADGRAPRLPIETPTVSHDMVPPVRS
- the steA gene encoding putative cytokinetic ring protein SteA, with amino-acid sequence MVGPARVDRRTKDLVKRLEPGDIAVIDHRDLDRVAADGLVAGGAAAVINAVPSISGRYPNLGPRRLIEAGIPLIDDAGSDLMHRVREGETLRVDGREIWRGTVLLATGTVREGDEVEAAMEDARSSIGIELERFAVNTLEYVQQEARLTFEPLNLPPIVTPCKGRHALVVVRGHDYKSDLAHLRSYIREFRPVLIGVDGGADALLEIGLKPEIIVGDFDSVSREALNTAKDLVHHVHPDGRAPGRETLLDWGVRYHEFVAEGTSEDVAMLLAYEAGAQLIVAVGTHASMVEFLDKGRRGMASTFLTRLRLGPALVDAKGVSSLYEQRVRRLDWFLLVGSALVVMMVVVAVSKPIHTLLDGFWLTLRDLWFSITG